Proteins co-encoded in one Pirellulales bacterium genomic window:
- the carA gene encoding glutamine-hydrolyzing carbamoyl-phosphate synthase small subunit, protein MTRIAKLALEDGTVFTGIGFGAEGEVDGEVCFNTSMTGYQEILTDPSYRGQIVCMTYPEIGNYGVNAEDVESGKPHLAGFVVRELSRIASNFRANGTLDEYLARHDIVGISNIDTRALVRRLRIVGAMKGILSTRDLDDASLVAKAKASPGLVGRDLIREVIPHQPREWSEELSPWTTLENPSQSNSQHGIARGKHVVALDYGMKWNIGRHLHDLGCRVTVLPGTASAQDVLALKPDGVFLSNGPGDPEPLDYAIKTIRGVLENKTPVFGICLGHQLLALACGAKTYKLKFGHRGANQPVLNLDSDRVEITSQNHGFAVDEESLPKTLEITHRNLNDNTIEGLRHRELPAFCVQYHPESSAGPHDSHYLFRQFAENMA, encoded by the coding sequence ATGACGCGCATCGCCAAGCTTGCGTTAGAAGATGGAACGGTTTTCACGGGAATCGGCTTCGGCGCCGAAGGCGAGGTGGACGGCGAGGTGTGCTTTAACACCTCGATGACCGGCTACCAGGAAATCCTCACCGACCCAAGTTACCGCGGCCAGATCGTCTGTATGACTTACCCCGAGATCGGCAACTACGGCGTCAATGCCGAAGACGTCGAGAGTGGCAAGCCGCACCTGGCGGGTTTCGTCGTCCGCGAGTTGAGTCGAATTGCGAGTAATTTCCGTGCCAATGGCACGCTCGACGAGTATCTGGCTCGCCACGACATCGTCGGCATCAGCAACATCGATACCCGGGCCCTCGTCCGCCGGCTGCGTATCGTGGGGGCGATGAAGGGCATCTTGTCGACGCGCGATCTGGATGACGCGAGCCTAGTGGCCAAGGCGAAGGCAAGCCCCGGGCTGGTAGGCCGCGACTTGATCCGCGAGGTGATTCCCCACCAGCCGCGCGAATGGTCGGAAGAGTTGAGTCCCTGGACGACGCTCGAGAATCCCTCGCAGTCGAACAGCCAACATGGGATCGCGCGGGGCAAGCACGTCGTCGCCCTCGACTACGGCATGAAGTGGAACATCGGCCGGCATCTGCACGACCTGGGTTGCCGCGTCACGGTGCTGCCGGGGACGGCCTCAGCACAGGATGTGTTGGCGTTGAAACCCGATGGCGTGTTTCTCTCCAATGGCCCCGGCGATCCGGAACCGCTCGACTACGCCATCAAAACGATCCGCGGCGTGCTCGAGAACAAGACGCCCGTCTTCGGCATCTGCCTGGGGCATCAGCTTCTGGCCCTGGCCTGCGGCGCCAAGACCTACAAGCTCAAGTTCGGCCATCGAGGGGCCAACCAGCCGGTGCTCAACCTCGACTCGGATCGCGTGGAGATCACCTCGCAGAATCACGGCTTCGCGGTCGACGAGGAGTCGCTGCCGAAGACGCTCGAGATCACGCATCGCAATCTGAACGACAACACGATCGAAGGACTGCGTCACCGGGAACTGCCCGCCTTCTGCGTGCAGTACCACCCCGAATCGTCGGCCGGGCCGCACGATAGCCATTACCTGTTCCGGCAGTTTGCCGAGAACATGGCTTAA
- a CDS encoding ASCH domain-containing protein, producing the protein MLMLLFKKKFLDAIRAGRKTQTIRLWKVRRVRAGQRSYIPGVGYIWIRAVDEVALDELTDEDAVLDGFDNARALRAEIDAIYAEQLDAGYRAYRLRFELAPDEVKKPKPESAKQNRATAKRPRRDDRSQQRVTDC; encoded by the coding sequence ATGCTCATGTTGCTTTTCAAGAAGAAGTTTCTCGACGCGATTCGCGCGGGGCGCAAGACGCAAACCATTCGCCTGTGGAAAGTGCGCCGCGTGCGCGCCGGCCAGCGCAGCTACATCCCGGGCGTAGGATATATCTGGATCCGCGCCGTGGACGAAGTGGCCCTCGACGAGCTGACCGACGAGGACGCGGTGCTCGACGGCTTCGACAACGCCCGGGCCCTGCGCGCCGAGATCGACGCCATCTACGCCGAGCAGCTCGACGCCGGCTATCGGGCCTATCGCTTGCGTTTCGAGCTGGCCCCCGATGAAGTGAAGAAACCCAAGCCGGAATCGGCGAAGCAGAATCGTGCGACTGCCAAGAGGCCTCGCCGAGACGACCGTAGCCAACAACGTGTCACGGACTGCTAG
- a CDS encoding sigma-70 family RNA polymerase sigma factor: protein MNAPSQYERLLIDRIRAGEPDAWSELIARYEGRLLAFVESRLRRRASSEDVVQEAFIGFLTSLPNYDGGRPLETYLFSIAAHKLTDHLRREGRRPTVPLSSGRGGESDWDLPGSERAASSIMRSGERRRLEEKALTAALAENIARWRERGDWEKIQCAELLFVRGLPNKEAAARLSISEQTVANHKFDLLAKLRAAVRKQGLPQDVFPELREAAV from the coding sequence TTGAATGCTCCTTCGCAATACGAACGTCTCTTGATCGATCGCATCCGCGCGGGCGAACCCGATGCGTGGAGCGAGTTGATCGCGCGCTACGAGGGGCGCCTGCTGGCCTTCGTCGAGAGTCGTTTGCGTCGGCGTGCCTCGAGCGAGGATGTCGTCCAGGAGGCCTTCATCGGCTTTCTCACGAGCCTGCCGAATTACGACGGCGGACGGCCGCTGGAAACCTACCTCTTCAGCATTGCCGCCCACAAGCTGACCGACCACCTGAGACGCGAGGGCCGCCGGCCCACCGTGCCGCTATCGTCGGGGCGAGGGGGAGAAAGCGACTGGGATCTCCCAGGCTCGGAGCGTGCCGCCAGCAGCATAATGCGCAGCGGCGAGCGGCGCCGGCTGGAAGAAAAGGCGCTCACGGCGGCCCTGGCCGAGAACATCGCCCGTTGGCGCGAGCGCGGCGATTGGGAAAAAATCCAATGCGCCGAGCTGCTTTTTGTGCGCGGCCTGCCCAACAAAGAGGCCGCCGCGCGCTTGAGTATTTCGGAGCAGACCGTCGCCAACCACAAGTTCGATCTGCTGGCAAAACTACGCGCCGCCGTCCGCAAGCAGGGCCTGCCGCAAGATGTCTTTCCGGAACTACGCGAGGCGGCGGTTTAA
- a CDS encoding serine/threonine protein kinase, translating to MNLRATEAEEIREPRGGPMKFTYTSGSRPLDGYTIKRGIGRGGFGEVYYAVSDAGKEVALKLIRRNLDVELRGVTHCLNLRHPHLLALYDIKVDDQDDTWVVMEYVRGEQLEDCVTRHPEGLPLDEALAWIHGVGAGVAYLHDQGIVHRDLKPGNVFNDDGIVKIGDYGLSKFISSSRRSGQTESVGTVHYMAPEVANGRYGKEIDIYALGVMLYEVLTGRVPFDGESVGEVLMKHLTAQPDLSRLAEPYRTVVASALEKDPAKRAQSVAELLARLPQPASAPRVFTAVASALSPRPAAETAMYDRPTPAPFMAVAGHGETAYAGAIPPAASPAARHAPTMHVDERDPIARGLGRVWTDLRTGWQDLNLPIWARVLCYVLGSIMLVATMGLWAPLLILSLLIYCIYAVVLSAISPNPPRLPATAELHHPDVSPSPPPPPVPPLSPGAQAAAQVRREEFRKYSRRVRGESQAVAFLPLSARDRFTELTGSMLGGAAAASAISLLLLLMTGSLRPDLFAWLAIVSTIGTWGIQIAAKSWEGTRVEVLPRRFVLLVVGLALGTVAYGVHSALLIDLPYSTTTDIIAPQHGPLSASESANTIRESLFDEQGAPRLTAYLAYFGLLFPVLRWWELADPQRRTRLQLWNAFGCGLWAFVLSLFWQFPSGAGMAVAFTIACSVQLASPWVNRRLRRAQRST from the coding sequence ATGAACCTGCGAGCCACCGAAGCGGAAGAGATCCGCGAGCCGCGAGGCGGCCCTATGAAGTTCACCTACACGAGCGGTTCTCGTCCGCTCGATGGTTACACGATCAAACGCGGCATCGGTCGGGGGGGCTTCGGCGAAGTCTATTACGCCGTGAGCGACGCCGGCAAAGAGGTGGCGCTCAAGCTCATTCGACGCAACCTCGATGTCGAGCTGCGCGGCGTCACCCACTGCCTCAACCTGCGCCATCCGCACCTGCTGGCCCTCTACGACATCAAGGTCGACGACCAGGACGACACCTGGGTCGTCATGGAATATGTCCGGGGCGAACAGCTCGAGGATTGCGTGACACGTCATCCCGAGGGGTTGCCCCTCGACGAAGCGCTCGCCTGGATTCACGGCGTCGGCGCCGGCGTGGCTTACCTGCACGATCAGGGCATCGTCCACCGCGATCTCAAGCCCGGCAACGTCTTTAACGACGACGGCATCGTCAAGATCGGCGACTACGGCTTGTCGAAGTTCATCTCGTCGAGCCGCCGCAGCGGACAGACCGAAAGTGTCGGTACGGTCCACTACATGGCGCCCGAAGTGGCCAACGGCCGTTACGGCAAGGAAATCGATATCTACGCCTTGGGCGTGATGCTGTACGAGGTGCTGACCGGTCGTGTGCCGTTCGATGGGGAAAGCGTCGGCGAAGTGCTCATGAAGCATCTCACCGCGCAGCCCGACTTGAGCCGCCTCGCCGAGCCTTATCGTACGGTAGTCGCCAGCGCGCTCGAGAAGGATCCCGCCAAGCGGGCTCAATCGGTGGCAGAGCTGCTCGCGCGATTGCCGCAGCCTGCTTCGGCGCCGCGCGTCTTCACGGCCGTTGCGTCGGCCTTGTCTCCCCGCCCAGCGGCCGAAACGGCCATGTACGATCGCCCTACCCCCGCGCCCTTCATGGCGGTGGCCGGGCACGGCGAGACCGCCTATGCCGGCGCCATTCCCCCGGCGGCTTCCCCCGCGGCCAGGCACGCGCCGACGATGCACGTCGACGAGCGCGACCCCATCGCGCGGGGACTCGGCCGCGTGTGGACCGACCTGCGCACGGGTTGGCAGGATCTCAACCTACCGATCTGGGCGCGCGTGCTGTGCTACGTCTTGGGATCGATCATGCTCGTGGCGACGATGGGTCTTTGGGCGCCTCTGCTCATCCTGTCGTTGCTGATCTACTGCATCTATGCCGTGGTTCTGTCGGCGATCTCGCCGAACCCACCGCGCTTGCCGGCGACGGCCGAGCTGCATCATCCCGATGTGAGCCCGTCTCCCCCCCCGCCCCCTGTTCCGCCGCTCTCGCCGGGTGCGCAGGCCGCGGCTCAAGTGCGCCGCGAAGAGTTTCGCAAGTATTCGCGCCGCGTGCGCGGCGAATCGCAAGCGGTCGCGTTCCTCCCCCTTTCGGCGCGCGATCGCTTTACCGAGCTGACCGGTTCGATGCTGGGGGGGGCAGCCGCCGCTTCGGCCATCAGCCTGCTGTTGCTGCTGATGACCGGCAGCCTGCGTCCCGACTTGTTTGCCTGGTTGGCGATCGTCTCGACGATCGGCACCTGGGGTATTCAGATTGCCGCCAAGAGTTGGGAAGGAACGCGCGTCGAGGTCCTGCCACGCCGCTTCGTCTTGCTGGTGGTAGGGCTGGCGCTCGGCACCGTGGCTTATGGCGTACACAGCGCCTTGTTGATCGATCTGCCTTACTCGACGACGACCGATATCATTGCCCCGCAGCATGGCCCCTTGTCCGCCAGCGAATCGGCCAACACGATTCGCGAGTCGCTCTTCGACGAGCAGGGTGCGCCCCGCCTGACGGCCTATCTCGCCTACTTCGGCTTGCTCTTTCCCGTGCTCCGCTGGTGGGAGCTGGCCGATCCGCAACGCCGTACCCGTCTGCAATTGTGGAACGCCTTCGGCTGCGGGCTGTGGGCCTTTGTCCTGAGCCTCTTCTGGCAGTTTCCGAGCGGCGCGGGCATGGCCGTGGCGTTCACCATCGCGTGCAGCGTGCAGTTGGCCAGTCCCTGGGTGAATCGACGCCTGCGCCGCGCGCAGCGCTCGACTTAG